Below is a genomic region from Halobacterium sp. CBA1132.
GACCGACCGTGACTGACCGCCGCATCGAGCGCGGGTTCGCCGTCGCGGTCGTCGCCGTCCTCGTGGTGAGCGTCGGCGCCGTCGTCGCCGCCCCCAGCGACGACGCGGCTGGCAGCCCCGAGGTCGCGTTCGACGCGCCGGTCCCCGCGGAGTACGACTTCGCGCTCTCGTCGGTGGGCGAGCGCGGCGACGGCTACGCGGCCATCGGCGACGAACGCTACGACTCCCTCGCTGCGGCCGTCGACGCCGCGGAATCCGGCGATACTGTCGCGGTCCACGGCCACGTCGCCGGCCCGGTCAGCATCGAGACGCCGAACGTCACCATCGCCGGGGAGTCGCCCTCGCGGTCGGTCGTCTCCGGGCGCGCCGACGGGGACGTCCTCACCGTCAACGCCAGCGGCGTGACGATTCGGGACGTGTGGGTCCGCAACGCCGGCTACAGCACGGCAGACAACGACGCGGCCGTCTGGGTCGCCGCGGCGAACGCCACGCTCGCGGACGCTCGTATCACCAACACCACGTTCGGCGTCTGGGTCGACGGCGTGCCCGACGCCACCGTCCGGAACACCACCATCGTCGGGCGCGCGTCCATCGACCGCCTGTCCAACCGCGGGAACGGCATCCAACTGTGGCGCGCCAACGACGCTGAAGTCGCGGACAACCGCATCACGGACGTCCGCGACGGCGTCTACTTCTCGTGGAGTTCCGGCGTGCTCGCGTCGAACAACACGATGTGGGACCTCCGGTACGGCGTCCACTACATGTACTCCGACCACAACCGCCTCGCGAACAACACCGCGTTCGACAACGACGCCGGCTACGCGCTGATGGTCTCCGACGACCTCGAAATCGTCGGCAACGTCGCGGTCAACAACACCGGGACCAGCGGGCACGGCGTCCTCGTGAAGGAGGTCGACCACTCCGTCATCGCCGGCAACCACTTCGTCGGCAACGACAACGGCATCTTCGTCTACAACTCGCTCGACGACACGTTCCGGGACAACCTCGTGCTCGCCAACGACGTCGGCGTCCACCTCACGGCGGGCAGCGTGGATGTCCGCGCGTCCGGGAACTCGTTCGTCGACAACGCCGACGCGATGTACGCCGTGGTCGGCCAGCAGGTCGCGTGGAACGGCAGCGCCCGCGGCAACTACTGGAGCGACGCCAGCCCGGTCGACGTCGACCACGACGGCGTCAGCGAGGTCCGCTTCCAGCCGGACGGCACCGTCGAGAACCTCGCGCGCGAGCACCCCGAGACCCGCGTGTTCGCGTCCAGCCCGGCGTTCGACGCGGTCCGGCTGGCCGGCCGGTCGGTGCCGCTCGTAGAGGCGCCCGGTGTCGTCGACCACCACCCGCTGGCGGCCCCCGCACACGACGACTGGAGGCGATACTATGCCTGACCCAACCATCGACATCCGCAGCGTACAGAAGTCCTACGGCACAGTCACCGCGCTCGACGGCGCCAGCCTGTCCGTCGACCGCGGGGAGACGCTCGGCCTCGTCGGCCGTAACGGCGCCGGGAAGACCACGCTGTTCAAACTCCTCGTCGGCCACGAGACGCCCGACGCGGGCAGCGTCACGGTCGCCGGCCTCTCGCCGTCGGCGGGCACCGCGCTCCGAGAGCGCGTCGGCTACCTTCCCGAGCACGCCGGCTTCCCTCCGTCGCTGACGGGCCGCGAGGTCTTGTCGTTCCACGCTCGCGTGCGCGGCGTCTCCGCGGATACCCGGGACCGCCGCGTCGAGCGCGTCCTCCGCACCGTCGGCCTCGCGGACGACGCGGACCGCCGCGTCGGCGGCTACTCGAACGGCATGAATCGCCGGCTCGGGCTCGCCACCGCGCTCGTCGGCGACCCGGACGTGCTGTTGCTCGACGAACCCACCGCCAGCCTCGACCCCGCGGGCGTCGCGGACTTCCACGCTGTCGTGGACGCGCTCGCCACGGAGACGGACGTGACGGTGCTGGTCAGCTCTCACGTCCTCCCGGAAATCGAGCGCCTCTG
It encodes:
- the nosD gene encoding nitrous oxide reductase family maturation protein NosD, yielding MTDRRIERGFAVAVVAVLVVSVGAVVAAPSDDAAGSPEVAFDAPVPAEYDFALSSVGERGDGYAAIGDERYDSLAAAVDAAESGDTVAVHGHVAGPVSIETPNVTIAGESPSRSVVSGRADGDVLTVNASGVTIRDVWVRNAGYSTADNDAAVWVAAANATLADARITNTTFGVWVDGVPDATVRNTTIVGRASIDRLSNRGNGIQLWRANDAEVADNRITDVRDGVYFSWSSGVLASNNTMWDLRYGVHYMYSDHNRLANNTAFDNDAGYALMVSDDLEIVGNVAVNNTGTSGHGVLVKEVDHSVIAGNHFVGNDNGIFVYNSLDDTFRDNLVLANDVGVHLTAGSVDVRASGNSFVDNADAMYAVVGQQVAWNGSARGNYWSDASPVDVDHDGVSEVRFQPDGTVENLAREHPETRVFASSPAFDAVRLAGRSVPLVEAPGVVDHHPLAAPAHDDWRRYYA
- a CDS encoding ABC transporter ATP-binding protein, with translation MPDPTIDIRSVQKSYGTVTALDGASLSVDRGETLGLVGRNGAGKTTLFKLLVGHETPDAGSVTVAGLSPSAGTALRERVGYLPEHAGFPPSLTGREVLSFHARVRGVSADTRDRRVERVLRTVGLADDADRRVGGYSNGMNRRLGLATALVGDPDVLLLDEPTASLDPAGVADFHAVVDALATETDVTVLVSSHVLPEIERLCDRVAVLEDGDVSVSGSVDDLRRAAADTVTVDATVAGDADAAAASLAPEDGVARATANGTRVHVDCDRERVFDVLDALREAADVDAVEVTEPGLDAVFREEVAAGGDVSLGTGGERA